In Camelina sativa cultivar DH55 chromosome 16, Cs, whole genome shotgun sequence, a single window of DNA contains:
- the LOC104749838 gene encoding uncharacterized protein LOC104749838 isoform X1 yields MSELLPPPPPPPPPHHHHPTRRGCGFGDPALFFPEFAAKQRGLEKVIEEDGEGEDSSYGEGSFDLSSRFSSPCISRNGFDDVDNPRKLPPSGLREESSSLKLSGFREDEEADRSRNSGSLVDRIGQGEEDKRLCASGCFRKCCPCTCMLVFIVLVIVLLTGLSVNTSIKSKLPQVLVMNLKFSRLDVVKSTTDLLMNANLNTVLQLSNQNDKTVLYYSPMKADVSSENINLGKKTLHGFKQDPGNVTSLKIPTRLRQSKVYDVDATLLTNKEKNLEAVVDVYLRGKLSFDWLGFSVHIPIVIACEEVKQSDVINGLKPTCDVRIFSQ; encoded by the coding sequence ATGTCGGAgctgcttcctcctcctccccctcctcctccgcctcatcatcatcatcctacaAGGAGGGGTTGTGGATTCGGCGATCCCGCATTGTTTTTCCCTGAGTTTGCTGCTAAGCAACGCGGTCTCGAAAAAGTTATagaggaagatggagaagggGAAGATAGCAGCTATGGCGAAGGCTCTTTTGATCTGAGTTCCAGGTTCTCTAGTCCTTGTATCTCTCGTAACgggtttgatgatgttgataatCCTAGAAAGCTGCCTCCTTCTGGATTGAGGGAGGAGTCTTCGTCGTTGAAGCTCTCTGGTTTCAGAGAGGATGAAGAAGCCGACCGGAGTAGAAACTCTGGTTCCTTAGTGGATCGTATCGGTCAGGGGGAGGAGGACAAGAGGCTATGCGCCTCGGGATGTTTCAGAAAATGCTGCCCTTGTACCTGCATGCTTGTTTTCATTGTCCTTGTCATCGTCTTGTTGACAGGATTGTCTGTGAACACTTCAATCAAATCTAAACTGCCTCAGGTGCTTGTCATGAATCTCAAGTTCTCGAGACTTGATGTCGTTAAATCAACGACGGATCTTCTGATGAATGCGAACTTGAACACGGTTCTTCAGCTCTCTAACCAAAACGACAAGACAGTGCTGTATTACAGCCCCATGAAAGCTGATGTCTCTTCTGAGAACATAAACCTCGGAAAGAAAACGCTTCATGGATTCAAGCAGGACCCTGGTAACGTTACCTCTTTGAAGATCCCCACTAGACTGAGACAGTCCAAGGTTTATGATGTTGATGCTACGTTGCtgacaaacaaagagaagaatctTGAAGCTGTGGTTGATGTGTACTTGAGAGGGAAATTGAGTTTTGATTGGTTGGGATTTAGTGTTCATATACCAATTGTTATTGCTTGCGAGGAAGTGAAGCAGAGTGATGTGATAAATGGACTCAAGCCAACGTGTGATGTTCGAATCTTTTCCCAA